The DNA sequence CGTTTTTCAAATTGATTTTTTATTTCCTTTTGCTGTGTTTCTGTTTTTTATTTTCCATCAGCTAATTAACGGCTGTTATCGGGGACTCGGCAAGAATCAGGGATAAACTAATAAATGATCCGTTTCTGTAAATCTCCACTTCTATCTTGTCATCAACATTATGTCTCAGCATCTGGGCATAAAGTTCAAAGCTGGTTTTTATTTCCCGACCATCAAATTTTGTAAGAACATCTCCTGCTCTCATTCCTGCCTGTTCTGCCGGATAGCCCCGCGATACACCGGCTATAAGCACACCCGGCACTTCACCCTGGCCGGTATCCATCTCTATACCCATATAAGGAATTCTTGCTTTCCCATATTTGATTATCTGTTCTGCAATATTTACAGCAGTATCACTCGGTATGGCAAAACCTATACCGGCGCTTGCGCCGCTTGGCGAAAATATAAGATTATTTATTCCTATAACTTGCGCCGAAATATTTATAAGAGGCCCCCCGCTGTTCCCGGGATTGATTGCCGTATCAGTCTGTATAAGATCTACCATCGGAAGCATGTCGCTTGAAAGAGTAATATCCCTGCCTTTTGCGCTTACAACTCCGAATGTTACAGTCTGCTCTATGGCAAACGGGCTTCCTATTGCAATTACCATTTCTCCAACCTTCACATTTTCAATAGAGGTAAAGCTTGCTTTCTTCAGACCCGAAGCCTCTATTTTCACCACAGCAATATCTGTGTCTTTGTTAAAACCTGTGAGCTCTGCCTTATATTCTTTTTCATCAATTGTTCTTACTATTATCTCGTCTGCTCCGGCAATAACATGTTCGTTGGTAATTATATAACCATCTTCCGTATAAATTATTCCTGATCCCACGCCTGCATCTGTAAGAATATTTCTTCTATCCAAAACTTTTATCCTTATATTTACAACGGAAGGAGACACTTCTTCCACAAGAGCCGTGATGGCGCTGTTAAGTTCCTTTAATGAAAAATTTTCAGACAGTCTTTCATTTCCGGGTTCGTTCATTGTGCTTTCTGTTTTGTTATTTTCCTTTTCCTGTATGCCTGGCTGGGAAACTGTTGTGCTGCCGACAGAACTGTTATTTCCTCTCAGTAATTCTGCCGGAGAGGTTTTATTTATTACAGATAATATTCCAACTGTAAAAAAGAACCCTACTGCTATAAGCACCACGGCTGCAATTATAAAAAGACAGCCTTTCAGAAAAACCGGTCTGATACCGTCATTTTCATCATTATAGTTATTATCCATTTTCCCCCCGAATTTCTTCTTCGCCCGACGTAGTTTCAGTAAAATCTTCTATCTTCAGCTGTCCGGACTTCATTTTTATTATATCTTCCTGCATTTTGACTGCTGCATCTTCTGCAGAAATATTTCCTGCTATCAGGCTTTCAATATTTAATTTTATTACTTCCCTGACAAGCCTTAGGTCTTCTTCAGGTATCTGCCCCCTGCATATTTTTACCTGAAGCAAAGTATTATAAAGAATATCATTTGTCATAATATCTTCCCTCTCCAACCCTGTAACAGAAGGATAGGAAGATGTATTGAGCATCCAGGCTTTCTGTATTTCATTTGATATCATATAGTTTATAAAACTTCTGGCATATTCAAAATTTTTTAAAGCAGAATTGACATTTACCATAAATCCCATTCCTGTAACCATCGGGGTCGGGTTGGAAAGCGCTCCGGTTGCCTTTGGTATTTTTGATACGCCGAAGTCAATACCTGCTTCCTCGTACTCTTCTATAGCCCATGAACCATTTATTATCATTGCCGTATTTCCTGCTTTGAAAGAATCGTTTATTTCTTCATAGTCGATATCAAATGGAATTATGTTTTCAACATTATAAACTTCCTCCAGAAAGCCCAGGGTTTTCTGAACTGACTGATTGTTTAAACTGATTGAACCGCTATCATAATCATATATCCAGTCAAGATAACCCCCCATAAATGGCAGCACCCATTCCGGCTGACCTGCATTTAATAAAAATCCATAAATCCCGGCTGCAGGATCGGTATTTTCCCTTGTATAAGTTAATACCTCTTCAAAATTTGAAGGAGGCCGGGAAATGATTTCTCTGTTATAAAAAAATAAAAGGAAGTCTGCTGCATTAAACGGAACAACATATCTTTTCCTGTCAAAAAATGTAAGTTCATTTAATCCCGGAATAAATTTATTGTAATCAAATTCATCAGTCAGATCTTTCAGGACATTCTCTTTTGCAAGTTTTTTCATATTATTCATTCCAAGAAGTATGATATCGGGACCTGCTCCCGCAAGACTTGCTGCGCTGAAAGTATCCATCAGCTCTTCCTCGCTTCGATAGTGTTTTACTTCTATGCTTATGTTTGGATTTTCTCTTTTAAAACTTTCAATATTTTCCATTAAAAATATTCTCTCTTTCGGCTTGCAACTGTTCCAGAATGTAACCGAATGTATTGCATCGGTTTCCTGGCTGTGCTTATCGTCTGTTTCATTTTCAGCTGCCCGTTTGGTTGAGGTTGTTGCCATATTGTCAGAATTCTCTGTCTTTTTTCCCGCACAACCGGAAAAAACCATACCGGTCATGAAGAAAATGATAAAAACAGCAATAATTATTTTCGACAATCTGAAAAAACATGTATGCTTTTTATTTAAATGAAACATAATCTGACCTTTAAATATAATTATTAATCATGGCTGTTGCCAAAAACAGTATCCAAAATATGCAATAGTATAAATTTTAAGGCATTTCAACCGAGTCTTCAAAAAAAACTTCGAAATCATAATGCGTAAAATCTTCAGCGTACTTACTGAATAAAACATTAAGAGAAAAGTCCTGTTCCTCCTTTGGAAGAAGCTCGCTTTCCTTTATGAAACATTTCCTGACCTGAACAACTCTGTCTCTCATATCATAAAAAGTTGATAAAAGATTTATATTAACAGCTTTGCTTTCCCCGATATTGACAATTTTCCCGTTGATTGTGAGTATATCATTTTTATAGGTAAAATTCTCTTTGTTGACTATTATGTTGCTTTTAAGCAGCTTGTAATAATCTTTGTAGTTAACGCCGATTTTTATGGTATCCACCCCTATATATTTATTATTATCAGACAGCATGTATGTAAACGGTATTTTGCTGTCGGGCCTTAAATAATTGGTGTTTACGCCGATTTTATCAGAATAAATATTGCTTCCTTTCCTATCCAGAAAATCTATTGTCAGCAGAATATTTGTCTTTGTTGAGTTTGATAAATTAAGTATCTCCCCCATTACACAGAGATTGCCGAAATGATCAAGAAAAACATTGGTATTTTTTATTTTCACCCCGATTGATGTAGTAATGTCGGTCTTTATTTTTTCATAGTCAAAAAATATAAGACTTATGCTTTTTTTATCATCCTGAAGCAAGTTGTCAATAGTTGTGGCAGCAGATTCTTTTACATGTGTACCGTTTGTTTCCTGTCGCAAAGGGAAATCGCCGGGAATGCTGCCGCTAAAATCTTTTATTCTGCTGCACGAAGCAGACACTAACAATATTAAAAGAATGACCGATAGAAGCAATAATTTTTTAAAATTAGCATTCTTCATCTTTGCCGGCAACAAAACCGCTTTCTGTAAAATGGTTTTTTTCATCGACATGTACGATTTTCGGTAAAAAACCATCTGCCTCTTTGGGTTCGAGGCTGCAGAAAGCCATAATGATTACCTTTTCTCCTTTATTTATTAACCGGGCAGCCGCACCGTTCAGGCAAATAGTTCCGCTTTTGCTTTCACCTTCAATTACATAGGTTTCAAGCCTCTGCCCTGAGTCTATGCTCACCACCATTACTTTTTCATAAGGGATGATTCCTGCTTTTTTCATTAAAAAGCTATCGATGGTAATGCTTCCCACATAATCGACCCTTGCTTCGGTAACGGTTGCTCTGTGTATTTTGCTTTTTAAAATATTTATTAGCAATTTCAGCCTTTTCCTTATAATTAAGTCAACAATAATACATTCATAATTGCTTAAAGTAAATATGGTTTTAAGCCATATTTAAGGCTCTGTATTTATGACTTTGTTGTCTATCAGTCTTGTTTTTCCAAACCATACTGCAGATGCAATAAGTACTTTTGATTTTCCCCCGTCCAGCTTTCTAACAGTTTTTAAGTCCTCAGGATCTCTTATATCAAAATAATCTATTTTTTTTATAAAGCTGCACCCTTTAAGCATTTTCATGGCATTTTGTCTTGCGGTTGCAATACTTCTTCCTCTTTTGATTTCATTCTCAGCCATAATTATCGCCAGATAAAGAATGTTCGCATTTTTTCTTTCTTCAGGATTCAGATATGCATTTCTTGAGCTGAGAGCAAGACCGTCTGGCTCTCTTATTGTTTCACATTCGACAATCTGCACATCTACATCAAGGTCTGAAACCATCTTTTTTAAGATTGCAAGCTGCTGAAAATCTTTTAAGCCAAAATATGCTTTGTCCGGACTTATTATATTAAATAATTTTAAAACAACAGTGCAGACACCCCTGAAATGTCCGGGGCGGAATTTTCCGCACATTATTTTTTCCATCTTTTCCACATTGACATATGTCAGGTGATTATCCGGATACATCTCCGATGGTTCAGGATAAAAAATTATGTCTGCCCCCTCCCTGTCCGCCAGAATTCTGTCTCTCTCAAAATCCCTTGGGTATCTTACAAAGTCTTCATTAGGCCCGAACTGCACCGGATTTACAAAAATACTTACAGCTGTTATGTCGCACTCTTTTCTGGATTTTTTAATCAGAGAAATATGTCCTTCATGCAAAAAACCCATGGTGGGCACCAGCCCTATTTTTTTTCCTTCTTTTTTAAGATCTTTTATAATCCTGTTTATCTCGTTTTTTCTTTTAATTGTCTTGA is a window from the Actinomycetota bacterium genome containing:
- a CDS encoding PDZ domain-containing protein is translated as MDNNYNDENDGIRPVFLKGCLFIIAAVVLIAVGFFFTVGILSVINKTSPAELLRGNNSSVGSTTVSQPGIQEKENNKTESTMNEPGNERLSENFSLKELNSAITALVEEVSPSVVNIRIKVLDRRNILTDAGVGSGIIYTEDGYIITNEHVIAGADEIIVRTIDEKEYKAELTGFNKDTDIAVVKIEASGLKKASFTSIENVKVGEMVIAIGSPFAIEQTVTFGVVSAKGRDITLSSDMLPMVDLIQTDTAINPGNSGGPLINISAQVIGINNLIFSPSGASAGIGFAIPSDTAVNIAEQIIKYGKARIPYMGIEMDTGQGEVPGVLIAGVSRGYPAEQAGMRAGDVLTKFDGREIKTSFELYAQMLRHNVDDKIEVEIYRNGSFISLSLILAESPITAVN
- a CDS encoding extracellular solute-binding protein, encoding MFHLNKKHTCFFRLSKIIIAVFIIFFMTGMVFSGCAGKKTENSDNMATTSTKRAAENETDDKHSQETDAIHSVTFWNSCKPKERIFLMENIESFKRENPNISIEVKHYRSEEELMDTFSAASLAGAGPDIILLGMNNMKKLAKENVLKDLTDEFDYNKFIPGLNELTFFDRKRYVVPFNAADFLLFFYNREIISRPPSNFEEVLTYTRENTDPAAGIYGFLLNAGQPEWVLPFMGGYLDWIYDYDSGSISLNNQSVQKTLGFLEEVYNVENIIPFDIDYEEINDSFKAGNTAMIINGSWAIEEYEEAGIDFGVSKIPKATGALSNPTPMVTGMGFMVNVNSALKNFEYARSFINYMISNEIQKAWMLNTSSYPSVTGLEREDIMTNDILYNTLLQVKICRGQIPEEDLRLVREVIKLNIESLIAGNISAEDAAVKMQEDIIKMKSGQLKIEDFTETTSGEEEIRGENG
- a CDS encoding aspartate 1-decarboxylase; its protein translation is MLINILKSKIHRATVTEARVDYVGSITIDSFLMKKAGIIPYEKVMVVSIDSGQRLETYVIEGESKSGTICLNGAAARLINKGEKVIIMAFCSLEPKEADGFLPKIVHVDEKNHFTESGFVAGKDEEC
- a CDS encoding pantoate--beta-alanine ligase, which translates into the protein MKTIKRKNEINRIIKDLKKEGKKIGLVPTMGFLHEGHISLIKKSRKECDITAVSIFVNPVQFGPNEDFVRYPRDFERDRILADREGADIIFYPEPSEMYPDNHLTYVNVEKMEKIMCGKFRPGHFRGVCTVVLKLFNIISPDKAYFGLKDFQQLAILKKMVSDLDVDVQIVECETIREPDGLALSSRNAYLNPEERKNANILYLAIIMAENEIKRGRSIATARQNAMKMLKGCSFIKKIDYFDIRDPEDLKTVRKLDGGKSKVLIASAVWFGKTRLIDNKVINTEP